The following coding sequences are from one Musa acuminata AAA Group cultivar baxijiao chromosome BXJ1-6, Cavendish_Baxijiao_AAA, whole genome shotgun sequence window:
- the LOC135677256 gene encoding pleckstrin homology domain-containing protein 1-like: MAASLWRSVFGGSTSAAEDEGGVAFWSNPERAGWLTKQGEYIKTWRRRWFVLKQGKLFWFKDSHVTRASAPRGVIPVASCLTVKGAEDVLNRPFAFEISTRAETMYFIADTEKEKEEWINSIGRSIVQHSRSLADAEVVDYESTKRTAKAPDGDQI; encoded by the coding sequence ATGGCGGCGAGCTTGTGGCGGTCGGTGTTCGGGGGGTCGACCTCCGCGGCGGAGGATGAGGGAGGCGTAGCGTTCTGGTCGAACCCGGAGCGGGCGGGGTGGCTGACAAAGCAGGGGGAGTACATCAAGACGTGGCGCCGCCGGTGGTTCGTGCTGAAGCAGGGGAAGCTCTTCTGGTTCAAGGACTCCCACGTCACCCGCGCCTCCGCCCCTCGCGGCGTCATCCCCGTCGCCTCCTGCCTCACCGTCAAGGGCGCCGAGGACGTCCTCAACCGACCCTTCGCCTTCGAGATCTCCACACGGGCCGAGACCATGTACTTCATCGCCGACACTGAGAAGGAGAAAGAGGAGTGGATCAACTCCATCGGCCGCTCCATCGTCCAGCACTCCCGGTCCCTGGCCGACGCCGAGGTCGTCGACTACGAATCCACCAAGAGGACCGCCAAAGCTCCCGACGGCGATCAAATCTGA